In the Streptomyces sp. WMMC940 genome, GACCGGATGATTGCCGAGACGATTTGTGCCGCGGTGTCCGCGGCCGGACTGGGCATCGCCGCGGTCGCGGCGTACCGGAAGCGCTTCCTCACGGCTGCCCGCATCGCGGCGTACGCGCTCGTCCCCCTGGGCCTCGTCCTGACGGGCGTCGTGGAGTGGGCGGCGGGCACGGTCTTCAGCCCCACGGCCTGGGTCGGCGTGGGTGTGCTCGGCGCGGCGTTTGGGCTGTTCATGACCACGCGCGCCGTGGAGCGGCGCAGACTGGCCAGGGCGTCCGCGGAGGACGGCGCCGGACCGCGCCCGGTCGCGCCCTCGGCCTCGGCACCCGCGGTCGGCAGGGCCGGCCGCCCGACCGCCGGGTCCGGGGGAGCGGCCAAGGCCAAGGGGAAGCCGTCCGCCGCCGGGACGGACGACGACTTCAGCGACATCGAGGCCATTCTGAAGAAGCACGGCATCTGAGCCGCGAGGAGCCGGCCGGTCCCCGCGGTGCGCGGCCCCGCGTCGAACACCACCACGGGATCCGGTGAACTGCCCCGGCGTTCACGCGTGTTGGACGTTCGTCGGGGCACGTCCTGCGTCATCATCACCCCGAGATGCTGGATACTTCCCGGGGCCAGGCCCCCGCCCCCTCCGACGAGCCGCGTGGCTGTCTCTTCGCGCTCTCCCAGCCGCCCCTGATGATCTTCCTCGGGGTGATCGGCTGTCTTCTGCTCATGGCCGCGGTCCACGACCTCTTCCTGCTGTGAGCCGACGTGACCCGACTGGAACTCAGCCGGCCGCTTCCCTGCGGCGTGCCCGGTAGGCGGCGACGTGCAGGCGATTGCCGCAGGTGCGGCTGTCGCAGTAGCGGCGCGAGCGATTGCGTGACAGATCGACGAAGGCGCGGCCGCAGCCCGGCGCCTCGCAGCGCCGCAGCCGCTCCTGCTCGCCCGCCACGATCATGAACGCCAGGGCCATGCCGCAGTCGGCCGCGAGGTGCTCGGCGACCGAGGCGCCCGGCGCGAAGTAGTGGACGTGCCAGTCGTAGCCGTCGTGATCCGTCAGCTGCGGTGTGGTCCCCGCGGAGGCCACGAGCCGGTTGATGAGCTCGGCGGCGGCTCGGGCGTCCGGCGCGGCGAAGACGTCCTCGAACCTGCTCCGTACCTCGCGCACGGCCTTGAGGTCCGGTGCGCGGAGCTCGCCCACGTCACTGATGTTGTACTTCTGCACGAACGTGTAGAGCGACGGGACGTCCCCGAGCTCGTCGCCATCGGGGCTCTCGTCGCGTTCGGGCGCGGTGTTCAGCAGATCGACGACGATGTCGAGGGCGATGCGGGTGTCGTGAGGGATCAGCACGATTCGCTCCCTGGCCTGCTGCGGGCTGGGCGCCCGCCGAATTGCGCTGACTCTAGCCGGTCCGCGGAGAACGCGACGGCGCCGTCGTCGCGGTGGATTCCGCGGCGACGGCGCCGGAGCTGCCCTTATGCGGTTGTCCGTGCGGTGCCGTCTCCCCGAGTCGGACGGCGCCTGCTGCCCTCGCCCTGGATCAGCTTTCCGCCAGGATGTGCGAGAGCTCGGTATCGAGATCGAAATGGCGATGCTCCGTGCCGGGCGGGACCGCGGCGTCCGTCCGCTTGAGGA is a window encoding:
- a CDS encoding CGNR zinc finger domain-containing protein, with product MLIPHDTRIALDIVVDLLNTAPERDESPDGDELGDVPSLYTFVQKYNISDVGELRAPDLKAVREVRSRFEDVFAAPDARAAAELINRLVASAGTTPQLTDHDGYDWHVHYFAPGASVAEHLAADCGMALAFMIVAGEQERLRRCEAPGCGRAFVDLSRNRSRRYCDSRTCGNRLHVAAYRARRREAAG